From one Bacteroides fragilis NCTC 9343 genomic stretch:
- the cobJ gene encoding precorrin-3B C(17)-methyltransferase: MKQSKIIVAGIGPGSEQDITPAVLAAVREADVVVGYKYYFRFIRDFVRPDAECIDTGMKRERARAEQAFEYAEQGKTVCVISSGDAGIYGMTPLIYEMKRERQSNVEIIALPGISAFQKAASLLGAPIGHDFCVISLSDLMTPWERIERRILAAAQADFVTAVYNPKSDGRYWQIYRLREIFLREGRSPETPVGYVRQAGREEQEIHITTLAAFDPETVDMFTVVLIGNSQTYTFNQNIITPRGYYRETRSEATGIGQDIMIRSFRTIETELKNRDIPLDRKWALLHAIHTTADFEMERLLYTDPNAVASLYDAIRTGNLRTIVTDVTMAASGIRKGALQRLGVEVKCYLNDERVAEMATSKGITRTQAGIRLAVEEHPDALFVFGNAPTALMELCDLIRKEKAQPAGIVAAPVGFVHVEESKHMTKPFTHIPKLIVEGRKGGSNLAATLVNAILCYPDAEQLRPGRDV; the protein is encoded by the coding sequence ATGAAACAATCCAAAATTATCGTAGCCGGCATTGGGCCGGGAAGCGAACAAGATATCACTCCTGCCGTGCTCGCCGCTGTACGCGAAGCAGATGTAGTGGTGGGATATAAATATTATTTCCGTTTTATACGTGATTTTGTCCGTCCGGACGCCGAGTGTATCGACACCGGAATGAAACGCGAACGTGCCCGCGCCGAACAGGCTTTCGAATATGCCGAACAAGGAAAGACCGTTTGTGTCATTAGCTCCGGAGATGCCGGTATCTATGGCATGACACCCTTGATTTACGAAATGAAACGCGAACGTCAGAGTAACGTAGAAATCATTGCCTTACCGGGAATCAGCGCTTTCCAGAAAGCGGCCTCACTACTTGGTGCACCGATCGGGCATGACTTCTGTGTCATCTCTCTATCAGACCTGATGACACCATGGGAACGTATCGAGCGCCGTATCCTCGCTGCAGCCCAGGCCGACTTTGTGACGGCTGTATACAATCCCAAGAGTGATGGGCGCTATTGGCAAATTTATCGTCTGCGCGAAATCTTTCTGCGCGAAGGACGCTCACCGGAAACCCCTGTAGGCTATGTTCGGCAGGCTGGTCGTGAAGAACAGGAAATACACATCACCACTCTCGCCGCATTCGATCCGGAAACTGTGGATATGTTTACGGTCGTTCTGATTGGTAACTCACAAACATATACATTTAACCAAAACATAATTACTCCACGGGGATACTATCGCGAAACACGCAGTGAAGCAACCGGTATCGGACAAGACATCATGATACGCAGTTTCCGCACCATCGAGACGGAATTGAAGAACCGTGATATTCCACTCGACCGGAAATGGGCCTTATTGCATGCTATCCATACGACAGCCGACTTCGAGATGGAACGTTTGCTTTACACTGATCCCAATGCTGTGGCCTCTCTCTATGACGCCATCCGCACAGGAAATCTGCGGACTATTGTAACAGATGTAACGATGGCAGCTTCCGGCATCCGTAAAGGTGCATTGCAGCGTCTGGGTGTAGAAGTGAAATGTTACTTGAACGATGAAAGAGTAGCCGAAATGGCAACTTCAAAGGGGATCACCCGTACACAAGCGGGCATCCGCCTGGCTGTGGAAGAACATCCTGATGCACTCTTTGTCTTTGGTAATGCCCCCACAGCACTGATGGAACTTTGTGATCTGATCCGGAAAGAGAAAGCGCAACCGGCAGGTATCGTAGCCGCTCCCGTAGGGTTTGTCCATGTAGAAGAGTCAAAACACATGACAAAGCCCTTCACCCACATCCCCAAACTGATTGTGGAAGGACGCAAGGGCGGAAGTAATCTGGCTGCCACCCTGGTAAATGCCATTCTTTGCTATCCCGATGCGGAACAACTCAGACCCGGAAGAGACGTATAG
- a CDS encoding MotA/TolQ/ExbB proton channel family protein: METISNALFWISNGLLVPVVVLLLLFFARAVLLAGGFFGEFYRRVHTQKSLAEQLEELTPDNIEEKANSLTGDRSTPLQRCVYKLYTHRDNAAYCERLLANFEVDAEQELGRSRTFVKLGPMLGLMGTLIPMGPALVGLATGDIASMAYNMQVAFATTVVGMVIAAIGVVTLQIRQRWYAREINDLEFISKTLIHGTKQTSTQPE; this comes from the coding sequence ATGGAAACAATATCAAATGCGCTTTTCTGGATATCCAACGGGCTACTTGTCCCGGTGGTAGTTCTGTTGTTACTATTCTTTGCGCGTGCTGTACTGCTTGCAGGCGGCTTCTTCGGAGAATTTTATCGTAGGGTACATACTCAAAAATCTCTTGCCGAGCAGTTGGAAGAACTGACTCCCGACAATATCGAAGAAAAAGCAAATTCCCTTACCGGAGACAGAAGTACCCCCCTACAACGCTGTGTATACAAGCTTTATACGCATCGGGACAATGCAGCTTATTGTGAGCGATTGCTTGCTAACTTTGAAGTAGATGCCGAACAAGAATTGGGACGTTCACGTACATTTGTCAAGCTGGGTCCCATGCTCGGACTAATGGGTACATTAATCCCAATGGGTCCCGCACTTGTAGGTCTGGCCACAGGAGACATTGCTTCAATGGCCTACAATATGCAAGTAGCATTTGCCACCACTGTAGTAGGTATGGTTATAGCTGCTATCGGAGTGGTCACCCTGCAAATCCGGCAACGTTGGTATGCCCGTGAAATAAACGACCTTGAATTTATCAGTAAAACCCTAATCCATGGCACGAAACAAACTTCTACACAACCAGAATGA
- a CDS encoding DUF2149 domain-containing protein, which yields MARNKLLHNQNDTDPMGTVANLFDVAMVFAVALMVALVSRFNMTEIFSKEDYTMVKNPGQENMEIITKEGKEIKRYTPSEQKESSGKRGKKVGVAYELENGKIIYVPE from the coding sequence ATGGCACGAAACAAACTTCTACACAACCAGAATGATACTGACCCGATGGGAACAGTAGCCAACTTATTCGATGTAGCCATGGTTTTTGCTGTGGCATTGATGGTAGCACTCGTCAGCCGATTCAATATGACCGAAATTTTCTCCAAAGAAGATTATACGATGGTAAAGAATCCCGGACAAGAGAACATGGAGATTATCACAAAAGAAGGTAAAGAGATTAAACGATATACTCCATCCGAACAGAAAGAATCATCCGGTAAACGAGGAAAGAAAGTAGGTGTAGCCTATGAACTCGAGAATGGAAAGATCATTTATGTCCCTGAATAA